One Lemur catta isolate mLemCat1 chromosome 15, mLemCat1.pri, whole genome shotgun sequence genomic window carries:
- the TIMM22 gene encoding mitochondrial import inner membrane translocase subunit Tim22 has translation MAATAPSAGGSAPEATGSTEAPLQYSLLLQYLVGDKRQPRILEPGSLGGIPSPAKSDEQKMIEKAMESCAFKAALACVGGFVLGGAFGVFTAGIDTNVGFDPKDPYRTPTAKEVLKDMGQRGMSYAKNFAIVGAMFSCTECLVESYRGKSDWKNSVISGCITGGAIGFRAGLKAGAIGCGGFAAFSAAIDYYLR, from the exons ATGGCGGCGACAGCCCCCAGTGCCGGGGGCTCAGCGCCTGAGGCGACGGGTTCCACCGAAGCCCCGCTGCAGTACAGCCTTCTTCTGCAATACCTGGTGGGTGACAAGCGTCAGCCCCGGATCCTGGAGCCTGGGAGCCTGGGCGGGATCCCGAGCCCTGCCAAGAGTGATGAGCAGAAGATGATCGAGAAGGCGATGGAAAGCTGCGCTTTCAAGGCTGCCCTGGCCTGTGTGGGAG GATTTGTCTTGGGAGGTGCATTTGGGGTGTTTACTGCTGGCATTGATACCAACGTAGGCTTTGACCCTAAGGATCCTTACCGTACGCCGACTGCAAAAGAAGTTCTTAAAGACATGGGGCAGAGAGGAATGTCCTACGCCAAAAATTTTGCCATTGTGGGCGCCATGTTTTCTTGTACTGAGTGCTTGGTAGAATCT TACCGGGGAAAATCAGATTGGAAGAACAGTGTCATTAGTGGCTGCATCACTGGAGGAGCCATTGGTTTCAGAG CTGGCTTAAAGGCTGGGGCCATTGGCTGTGGAGGTTTTGCTGCTTTCTCTGCTGCAATCGATTATTACCTACGGTGA